CGTATTTACATTATGAATTCTATGGTATGCCATTGTAATCGCTTCGGCAAAACGCTTTGATTCATCATAACAACCGCGAACGCCAACAGGATTAACATTCCCCCAATAGCTCTCTGGTTGAGGATGGACCAAAGGATCGCCATAGACTTCAGAAGTAGAAGCAAGCAAAAACACTGATTTCTTGGCTTTAGATAAACCTAAAGCATTATGCGTTCCCAGGGAGCCCACCTTTAAAGTTTGAATAGGATACTTTAGATAATCTTCCGGCGAGGCAAGAGATGCAAAATGCAGGCAATAATCAACCCTTCCTTTAATTTCAATATATTTCGTAACATCCCTATTTTCAAATCGGAAATATTTATGTTTAAGGATATGCTTGATATTTTCAATATTCCCAGTCTTAAGATTGTCTAAGCAGACAACCTTAAAATCATCTTTTAAAAGCCGATCACATAAATGCGAGCCTATAAACCCGGCTCCCCCAGTAATTACAACTACTCTTTTTTCCATTAAACTAACCTTCCTTGCATTAAAAGTTTTTCTGAAAATATTCAACCGTAGTCTTTAACCCCTCGATAAAAGAAACTTTGGGGTTAAAACCTAAAACTTTCTTTGAATTAGTCAAATCAGCTAAAGTCCTAAAAACATCTCCTGGGCGTTTATCTAAGAATTTAGGGCTGACATTCTTGTTTAATATAACATTTAAATACTTAACCAGCTCTAATATTGTATAGTCTTTACCGCTTGCGACATTAAAAACCCCGCCGTATGCTTTTTTTGTTTTTGCAGCAAGGATATTTGCCTGAACAACATTATCAACATATGTAAAATCGCGCGATTGTTTTCCTGTCCCGAAAATTGGAGGCGCTTCATTCTTTAACATATTAGTTATAAATTTAGGTATTACTACAGCATATTCATCATCTAGCGATTGGCGCGGGCCAAAAACATTAAAATACCTAAGGCTAACCGTCGGCAATCCGTGATGGCCGCTAAAAATCTTACAATAATATTCCCCGGTTAATTTAGATAATGCATAAGGAGAAATAGGATCGGGAAAAAAGGATTCTTTCTCGGGAAAATTCTTTGTTTCCCCGTAAACGGAGCTTGATGAAGCGCACACAAAAGATTTTATCTTATTATCCCGGGAGGCATAAAGCATGTTTAATGTCCCGTTTATATTTACGTCATTATATTCGTAAGGGTTATTCATTGATTTTGGCACGCTTCTTAATGCTGCCTGATGCAGGCAATAATCCATTCCTTTAGTAGCCTTAAGGCAAGTATTAAAGCAACGTATATCCCCCTTAATCAAATCAATTTCTTTAAGCACGCCTTCTAAGTTTTGAGTCTTACCGCTTGAAAAATCATCTAATACCCTCACTGAATGCTTAGCTTTTACCAAAGCATGAACAATATGCGAACCGATAAAACCTGCTCCACCCGTTACAAGGAATTTACTCATAATATTACCACCTTCCTATCCTTTATATGCTTATAGACATTCCGAGTATCAAAAATAAGCTTTGAATTATTAAGAATGAATTCGTAATCCAAACAAGAATGGTTAGTTGCAATTACCACGCAATCAAATTTTCCTAAAGCCTCTTTTTTCAGCTCCACTGATTTAAGATTTATATTCCCAACTTTTAAATATGGGATAAGAGGGTCGAAGTAAGAAACCTGTACATTCTTGGCCTGAAGCTCACGGATTATATCTATGCTGGGCGACTTACGTAAATCTTTTATATCTTTTTTGTAAGTTACCCCCACAACCAAAACTTTTGCATTCGTTAAATGCTTGCCAGAATTCTTTAAGCATCCTTCTATGCGCGAAACAACATACTCCGGCATGTAATTAATCACATCAGAGGCAAGCTTGATAAATTTAGAACGAAATCCGAAATGCTTAGCCTTCCAATAAAGATACAAAGGATCCTTCGGTATGCAATGGCCTCCCACTCCCGGGCCGGGATAAAACGGCATAAACCCAAAAGGTTTTGTGCTTGCAGCATCAATAACCTCCCAGATATCTATACCCATCTTATGCGCCATCATTGCCATCTCATCAATTAACCCGATATTTACAAGTCGAAAGGTATTTTCAAGTAATTTTGCTACTTCCGCAGTCCTTGCGTTAGAAACAGGTACAACCTTTTCAATTATCCTTCCATACAAAGCGACCCCCAGCCTGGTTGCTTCTTTACTAATTCCTCCAATAATCTTTGGAATTTTATTTACAGGATATTTAACATTACCCGGATCAATCCTCTCCGGAGAAAAACAAAGATAGAAATCTTTATTGTGCACTAACCCGTCTTTTTCCAAAAGAGGCAGTATTATTTCATCCGTAGTCCCGGGATAAGTTGTGCTTTCCAGAATAACCAAACAACCAACCTTTAAATTCTTCGCAATTGATTTGACAGCTTCCTGTATATAGGAAATATTGGGATGATACTTCCTCTTTAACGGGGTAGGAACACAAATAATTACCGCATCAATATTCTTTAATTTTCCGAAATCAGAAGTCGCGCTGAATTTATTTTTATTAATAGCATTCTTCAATTCTTCGGTAGTAACGTCTGTAATATAAGATTCTTTTCTTGCGATGTGCGAAAGCCTGTCCTTGTCAATCTCAATGCCTAAAACTTCAAAATTCTTCTTTGCGAATTCAAGCGCTAAAGGCAAACCTACATAACCTAAGCCTACAACAGCTAATTTTGCCTGCTTTTTTAAAATCTTTTTTTCTAATTCTGCGATGTTAACCATTCTTACCTTTCCCTATCCCCACACAGACAAACCCTAATTTTTTCATCTTTTCACAATCGTAAATATTGCGGCCATCAAAAACCAAAGGCCGTCTTAATAATTTTTTAATCTTTAAAAAATCTAACTCCCTAAATTCATCCCACTCGGTTGCAACTATCAAGCAATCAGCCCCCTTGGCTGTTTCGTACGAATTCTTACAGAAAGTAACCCCTTTTAAATCTTCTTTTGCCTTTTCCATTGCCTGGGGATCATAAACCTTGACCTTTGCCCCTTCCAATTTAAGCTTACTAATTAAATCTAACGCAGGAGCATTTCGCAAATCATCAGTATCAGGCTTAAAGGCTAAACCTAGAATAGCTACAGTCTTATCTTTAATTACCCACAATACATCTTTTATTTTTCTAAAGAAATACTCTTTCTGTTGCTCATTAATATCCTTAACACTTTCAAGCATATTAAACTTTAGGCCCAATTTTTCTGAAATCGTAATGAACGCGTCTAAATCCTTAGGAAAGCATGACCCCCCATACCCCAAACCGGCTTTTAAGAAACTTGGGCCGATTCTCTTATCCAAACCTATTCCCTTGGCAACCTCTTCAACATTAGCCCCTACCTCATCGCAGATACGTGAAACTGCATTGATAAAGGAAATCTTGGTGGCTAGGAAAGCATTAGAGGCATGCTTGATTAGTTCTGCCGATTTGATATTGGTAACTACTATCGGCGCTTTAAGCGGCTCATATAAATCCATCAGGATTTCCCGGGCTTTTTTTGATTCAACTCCGATAACAATCCTATCGGGATGCATAAAATCATTAATTGCAGTCCCTTCCTTTAAGAATTCCGGGTTAGACGCAACGTCAAACTTAATATTACGCTTGATATAAGTTGAGATGGTCTTTTCAACCCATTTTCCGGTTTCAACAGGAACGGTTGACTTCTCAACAATCAACCTATAACTATCCATATTAATGGCGATATTCCGAGCGACATTTTCTATCCCCGTAAGATCAGCCTCGCCGTTTTCCAAAGAAGGAGTCCCCACAGCAATAAAAATTACCTCTGAATTCTTAACTGCATCTTTAATGCTTGTGCTAAAGATAAGCCTTTTGCTTTTTACATTGCTTAAAACTAACTCCTTTAAACCAGGCTCATATATCGGGATAATACCTTTCTTTAGGCTATTTACCTTTTTAGGATTATTATCCACGCAAATAACTTTATTGCCTAATTGCGCAAGGCATGTACCTGTAACTAACCCAACGTATCCTGAACCAACAATTGATATTTTCATTTAATTTGTTTCTCCTTATTATTTAGGAATGTTTTGAGTCCCGGGAGTCGGCGTACTGTAACTCTTATTAAATTCAAATTCCATTTCAGGGAAAGCCTTAAGCCTAAAAATCAACCAAAATGTATTTCCATGATTATACCTGGAATTGAAAGTAAAATCTGCTTCCCAACAATGTAAATCCCTTGTAATAGTATACTGTTGCTCCCTCATCCCTCTTTTAATACCCGGCTTATGCCCTCTCTCGCGAGTCTGGAAAAGCGAAACCTTCCATTTGGGATTAGCCCTCCAGTCAAAATTATATGTTATCCAATTTTGGCCTTTTCTTTCATAATGCTGGCTGATACCAAAACCTCGGTCTGTGCCAAAATTGAAATTGACATCTAGATTAACATTGGCAAAACGGCCGTACCCTGAATCAGAACGGTTCCCTGAATGCTTGTACTT
This sequence is a window from Candidatus Omnitrophota bacterium. Protein-coding genes within it:
- a CDS encoding SDR family oxidoreductase, yielding MEKRVVVITGGAGFIGSHLCDRLLKDDFKVVCLDNLKTGNIENIKHILKHKYFRFENRDVTKYIEIKGRVDYCLHFASLASPEDYLKYPIQTLKVGSLGTHNALGLSKAKKSVFLLASTSEVYGDPLVHPQPESYWGNVNPVGVRGCYDESKRFAEAITMAYHRIHNVNTKIVRIFNTYGERMRINDGRVVPNFINQALHNKPLTVYGRGEQTRSFCYVDDLVEGIVRLMKSKINDPVNLGNPNEFTILELARFVIKMTATKSKLIYKPLPQDDPRQRQPNIKKANELLKWKPKILLEEGLSKTIDWFKNNR
- a CDS encoding SDR family oxidoreductase, translated to MSKFLVTGGAGFIGSHIVHALVKAKHSVRVLDDFSSGKTQNLEGVLKEIDLIKGDIRCFNTCLKATKGMDYCLHQAALRSVPKSMNNPYEYNDVNINGTLNMLYASRDNKIKSFVCASSSSVYGETKNFPEKESFFPDPISPYALSKLTGEYYCKIFSGHHGLPTVSLRYFNVFGPRQSLDDEYAVVIPKFITNMLKNEAPPIFGTGKQSRDFTYVDNVVQANILAAKTKKAYGGVFNVASGKDYTILELVKYLNVILNKNVSPKFLDKRPGDVFRTLADLTNSKKVLGFNPKVSFIEGLKTTVEYFQKNF
- a CDS encoding nucleotide sugar dehydrogenase; this encodes MVNIAELEKKILKKQAKLAVVGLGYVGLPLALEFAKKNFEVLGIEIDKDRLSHIARKESYITDVTTEELKNAINKNKFSATSDFGKLKNIDAVIICVPTPLKRKYHPNISYIQEAVKSIAKNLKVGCLVILESTTYPGTTDEIILPLLEKDGLVHNKDFYLCFSPERIDPGNVKYPVNKIPKIIGGISKEATRLGVALYGRIIEKVVPVSNARTAEVAKLLENTFRLVNIGLIDEMAMMAHKMGIDIWEVIDAASTKPFGFMPFYPGPGVGGHCIPKDPLYLYWKAKHFGFRSKFIKLASDVINYMPEYVVSRIEGCLKNSGKHLTNAKVLVVGVTYKKDIKDLRKSPSIDIIRELQAKNVQVSYFDPLIPYLKVGNINLKSVELKKEALGKFDCVVIATNHSCLDYEFILNNSKLIFDTRNVYKHIKDRKVVIL
- a CDS encoding UDP-glucose/GDP-mannose dehydrogenase family protein, giving the protein MKISIVGSGYVGLVTGTCLAQLGNKVICVDNNPKKVNSLKKGIIPIYEPGLKELVLSNVKSKRLIFSTSIKDAVKNSEVIFIAVGTPSLENGEADLTGIENVARNIAINMDSYRLIVEKSTVPVETGKWVEKTISTYIKRNIKFDVASNPEFLKEGTAINDFMHPDRIVIGVESKKAREILMDLYEPLKAPIVVTNIKSAELIKHASNAFLATKISFINAVSRICDEVGANVEEVAKGIGLDKRIGPSFLKAGLGYGGSCFPKDLDAFITISEKLGLKFNMLESVKDINEQQKEYFFRKIKDVLWVIKDKTVAILGLAFKPDTDDLRNAPALDLISKLKLEGAKVKVYDPQAMEKAKEDLKGVTFCKNSYETAKGADCLIVATEWDEFRELDFLKIKKLLRRPLVFDGRNIYDCEKMKKLGFVCVGIGKGKNG